From Mycobacteriales bacterium, the proteins below share one genomic window:
- a CDS encoding MerR family transcriptional regulator has translation MTGDLRTGQVAEAAGVNVQTLRYYERRGLLDEPARTLGGHRLYPPETVITLRTIKTAQRLGFSLDDVADLIEVGRRPQRDQGLGLRERTVAKLAEIEARIADLDGIRDALRAAVAAGCDDLATCAGNESCPLNHVPDRPPGRCGCCR, from the coding sequence GTGACCGGCGACCTGCGGACCGGCCAGGTCGCCGAGGCGGCCGGCGTGAACGTCCAGACGCTGCGGTACTACGAACGGCGCGGGCTGCTCGACGAGCCGGCCCGGACCCTCGGCGGTCACCGGCTCTACCCGCCGGAGACGGTGATCACGCTGCGAACGATCAAAACCGCGCAACGGCTGGGTTTCTCCCTGGACGACGTCGCCGACCTGATCGAGGTCGGACGGCGCCCCCAGCGGGATCAGGGACTGGGTCTGCGCGAACGCACCGTCGCGAAGCTGGCCGAGATCGAGGCCAGGATCGCCGATCTGGACGGCATCCGGGACGCCCTGCGGGCCGCGGTCGCCGCCGGCTGCGACGACCTGGCCACCTGCGCCGGCAACGAGTCCTGCCCGCTGAATCACGTTCCGGACCGGCCGCCCGGCCGCTGCGGCTGCTGCCGATGA
- a CDS encoding VOC family protein, with amino-acid sequence MTSNDVTAPALRSRVPGMWWGTTIEAPDPVALAHFYSRLLGWPQVEESPGTVVLSAVEGSIFVVFQQATGYQPPVWPPAAGRQRPMMHFDFQVGDLDTAVADAVALGAVLSEFQPQDNVRVLTDPAGHPFCLVLNTD; translated from the coding sequence ATGACGAGCAACGACGTGACCGCGCCGGCCCTGCGCTCCCGGGTGCCGGGCATGTGGTGGGGAACCACCATCGAGGCCCCGGATCCCGTCGCCCTGGCCCATTTCTACTCCCGGCTGCTCGGGTGGCCGCAGGTGGAGGAGTCGCCGGGGACGGTGGTCCTGTCCGCCGTCGAGGGATCGATCTTCGTGGTGTTCCAGCAGGCGACCGGTTATCAGCCGCCGGTCTGGCCGCCCGCCGCCGGCCGGCAGCGCCCGATGATGCACTTCGACTTCCAGGTCGGCGATCTCGACACGGCCGTCGCCGACGCGGTGGCGCTGGGAGCCGTGCTGTCCGAGTTCCAGCCGCAGGACAACGTCCGCGTCCTCACCGACCCGGCCGGCCACCCGTTCTGTCTCGTCCTCAACACCGACTGA
- a CDS encoding tetratricopeptide repeat protein — protein sequence MQDSQAGAQRLGDSLRATATRSYSGEVPAASTSPKRRYTCARVRALPTAVGAGHPGIRTIGTGKAGRRGMTSLTQRGWDRYRSQAYEDALADFTRALAEDPEDYGAVLGVGRCHRLLGRLDDAVAAFGRAHDLRPGEARPLCERGAIRILQHRWAESLADYEAAAALDPAYPGLRSYFAELYLFTGRAAEALEISRQAVADEPDNLMNRINIGHAHLLLGQLDEARRDYRAVAEEVHPLKRRTGAELVREDWRLMRAAGIDVPAL from the coding sequence GTGCAGGACAGCCAGGCCGGCGCGCAGCGCCTCGGCGACTCGCTCAGGGCGACCGCGACCCGCTCGTACAGTGGCGAGGTCCCGGCGGCGTCGACTTCACCGAAGCGCCGGTACACCTGTGCGAGAGTGCGGGCCCTACCCACGGCGGTCGGCGCCGGGCATCCGGGCATTCGCACGATCGGTACGGGGAAAGCAGGTCGGCGAGGGATGACGAGCCTGACGCAGCGGGGTTGGGATCGGTACCGATCCCAGGCGTACGAGGATGCGCTCGCTGACTTCACCCGTGCGCTGGCCGAGGACCCGGAGGACTACGGCGCCGTGCTCGGGGTCGGTCGTTGTCATCGGCTCCTGGGTCGGCTCGACGACGCTGTCGCCGCGTTCGGCCGGGCTCACGATCTTCGGCCGGGGGAGGCCCGGCCGCTGTGTGAGCGCGGGGCGATCCGGATCCTGCAGCACCGGTGGGCCGAATCGCTGGCCGACTACGAGGCCGCGGCTGCGCTGGATCCTGCGTATCCCGGGCTGCGTTCCTACTTCGCGGAGCTCTACCTGTTCACCGGCCGGGCCGCGGAGGCGCTGGAGATCAGCCGGCAGGCCGTTGCCGACGAACCGGACAACCTGATGAACCGCATCAACATCGGCCATGCCCACCTGCTGCTCGGCCAGCTCGACGAGGCGCGCCGCGACTACCGCGCGGTCGCGGAGGAGGTGCATCCGCTGAAACGGCGTACCGGGGCAGAGCTCGTCCGCGAGGACTGGCGACTGATGCGCGCGGCCGGAATCGACGTCCCCGCACTCTGA
- a CDS encoding cation:proton antiporter, with amino-acid sequence MSETYSFAVDVLLVSAAGLLALLSNRLTERTRIPAPLIVLVAAAVVVKAVPDLHAPPERIVEQLVTVALVLILFDGGMHIGWSRFRAAAKPIAVVGVAGTFLTAAGAAVFLHAAVGLDWYVALLVATAVSPTDPAVVFSVLGQREISGRSGTILEGESGANDPVGIALMAGLIAAHGVGVGPFGRVAGEFGLQMVVGGAVGLIGGRALLWFMRAVPLPSESLYPLRTAVSAFLVFAAATLLHGSGFLAVFVAGILLGDARAPYKREIERFQSALASLGEVVAFGVLGLTIDLGTLARADVWVPGLLLGLLLAVVIRPVLVGICLAPWGLSRGENAFMLLAGLKGAVPILLGGSILDAALPDAQRLYGIVVVVVIFSVAVQGTLVPTLARVLHVPMRAVQPEPWALGLRLRSEPDGAQQITVAAGAPADGRRIDELHELPEDSWISLVVRDDRPLPVRDDTRLRAGDRVLVLATPDAQDRVLAIFGRAATAGG; translated from the coding sequence TTGTCCGAGACCTACTCCTTCGCCGTCGACGTGCTGCTGGTGTCGGCCGCCGGGCTGCTCGCCCTGCTGTCCAACCGGCTCACCGAGCGGACCAGGATCCCGGCCCCGCTGATCGTGCTCGTCGCCGCGGCCGTCGTGGTCAAGGCCGTACCCGATCTGCACGCGCCGCCGGAGCGGATCGTGGAGCAGCTGGTGACGGTCGCGCTCGTCCTGATCCTGTTCGACGGCGGCATGCACATCGGCTGGAGCCGGTTCCGGGCGGCGGCCAAGCCGATCGCCGTCGTCGGCGTCGCAGGGACCTTCCTGACCGCGGCCGGCGCGGCCGTCTTCCTGCACGCCGCCGTCGGCCTCGACTGGTACGTCGCCCTGCTGGTCGCGACCGCGGTGAGCCCGACCGACCCGGCGGTGGTGTTCTCGGTGCTGGGGCAGCGGGAGATCTCCGGGCGCAGCGGCACGATCCTGGAGGGCGAATCCGGCGCCAACGACCCGGTCGGGATCGCGCTCATGGCCGGCCTGATCGCCGCCCACGGCGTCGGCGTGGGCCCGTTCGGGCGGGTGGCCGGGGAGTTCGGGCTGCAGATGGTGGTCGGCGGTGCCGTCGGCCTCATCGGCGGCCGGGCCCTGCTGTGGTTCATGCGGGCGGTGCCGCTGCCGAGCGAGTCGCTCTACCCGCTGCGTACGGCGGTCAGCGCGTTCCTCGTCTTCGCAGCCGCGACCCTGCTGCACGGCTCCGGGTTCCTGGCCGTGTTCGTGGCCGGGATCCTGCTCGGCGACGCGCGGGCGCCGTACAAGCGGGAGATCGAACGGTTCCAGTCCGCGCTGGCCAGTCTGGGCGAGGTCGTCGCCTTCGGCGTCCTCGGCCTGACCATCGACCTCGGCACGCTGGCCCGTGCCGACGTGTGGGTTCCCGGCCTGCTGCTGGGCCTCCTGCTGGCGGTCGTGATCCGGCCGGTCCTCGTCGGCATCTGCCTGGCGCCGTGGGGGCTCAGCCGCGGCGAGAACGCGTTCATGCTCCTGGCCGGGCTCAAGGGCGCGGTCCCGATCCTGCTCGGCGGCTCCATCCTCGACGCCGCGCTGCCCGACGCCCAGCGCCTGTACGGGATCGTCGTCGTGGTGGTGATCTTCTCGGTCGCCGTGCAGGGCACCCTCGTGCCCACTCTCGCCCGGGTCCTGCACGTACCCATGCGTGCGGTCCAGCCGGAACCCTGGGCGCTCGGCCTGCGCCTGCGCAGCGAACCCGACGGCGCGCAGCAGATCACCGTCGCCGCCGGCGCCCCTGCTGACGGCCGCCGGATCGACGAACTGCACGAGCTGCCCGAGGACAGCTGGATCAGCCTCGTCGTCCGTGACGACCGGCCGCTGCCCGTCCGCGACGACACGCGGCTGCGCGCCGGCGACAGGGTCCTCGTCCTTGCCACCCCGGACGCGCAGGACCGGGTCCTGGCCATCTTCGGCCGGGCCGCCACCGCCGGCGGGTGA
- a CDS encoding UPF0182 family protein — protein MRPSLPVPSLSRRAKIIIGVVVLLVLVLSVLGSLVRMYVDWLWFGEVGFRQVFTTGLRIRILLFFLFGVLMALVIAVNLFLAYRFRPPFRPMSLEQQNLERYRSALEPRRRLIVIGISAVLGLFTGITAQAQWQTWLQWRNGTQFGIKDPQFGIDLSYYTFTYPFQRFILGLLFTAIVLSLLAAVAVHYLFGGVRLQTPGEKVTPAARVHLSVLLGIFVLLKAAAYYLDRYGLLFNERDGRTGASYTDVNAVLPAKTILMFVALICAVAILANIFLRWVQLPAIAIVLLLLTSIVASGIYPAIVQQFSVRPNANEKEAQYIQRNIQATRAAYGITSTSEGGKVNQQQYNANTDVASARNALTSDKSTIPNARLLDPNILSPTFRQFQQIRNVYDFPEKLDIDRYTINDKESDYVVAVRELSSDNLTGNQTNWINRHTFYTHGNGFVAAAANENLTSQADFTEGGLPATGPIKVNQPRIYYGELISDYSIVDTNSRGEFDRPNNSGDDQLFRYNGSGGVSLGSFFNRLAFAVNYRERNILLSSAINGNSKILFVRDPADRVEKVAPFLKVDGDPYPAVINGQVEWIVDGYTTINNYPYSERQTLGEVAADSRTGQGTRALPRQDVNYIRNSVKATVNAYTGKVTLYEFDENDPVLKTWMKAYPGIIQPKSQISDELAEHLRYPEDLFKVQRELLTRYHVTDPRQFFNTQDFWRVPADPTTGQGAAQPPYYIVAQAPGQKAPVFQLTSALNALSRDNLAAYVTVSSDPADYGQMQVLELPGSQAVLGPGQVQGRFGSQPEIAQTITLLNSQGSQVRYGNLLTLPVGGGLLYIEPLYVEAAGLPYPILQRVLVAFGDRVAFASSLTGALDTLFGAGAGQQAPDASGGTGTSPSPSPSASTSTSPTPAPPSGTGGGTVSPQLQAALTQLGTAYTNLQTAYRSGDVTRIGQAQTALNQAAAAVATARGGG, from the coding sequence ATGCGGCCGTCGCTACCGGTGCCGTCCTTGTCCCGGCGCGCCAAGATCATCATTGGCGTCGTCGTATTGCTGGTGCTCGTCCTGTCCGTGCTCGGGTCCCTGGTCCGGATGTACGTGGACTGGCTCTGGTTCGGCGAGGTCGGCTTCCGTCAGGTCTTCACCACCGGCCTGCGCATCCGAATCCTGCTCTTCTTCCTCTTCGGCGTGCTGATGGCTCTGGTCATCGCCGTCAACCTCTTCCTGGCGTACCGGTTCCGGCCGCCGTTCCGGCCCATGTCGCTGGAGCAGCAGAACCTGGAGCGCTACCGGTCCGCGCTCGAGCCGCGCCGCCGCCTGATCGTCATCGGCATCTCGGCGGTGCTGGGCCTGTTCACCGGCATCACCGCCCAGGCGCAGTGGCAGACCTGGCTGCAATGGCGCAACGGGACGCAGTTCGGGATCAAGGACCCGCAGTTCGGGATCGACCTCTCGTACTACACGTTCACGTACCCGTTCCAGCGGTTCATCCTCGGCCTGCTGTTCACCGCGATCGTGCTGTCGCTGCTGGCGGCGGTGGCGGTGCACTACCTCTTCGGCGGGGTGCGGCTGCAGACGCCGGGGGAGAAGGTCACCCCGGCCGCCCGCGTGCACCTGTCCGTGCTGCTCGGCATCTTCGTGCTGCTGAAGGCCGCGGCCTACTATCTCGACCGGTACGGGTTGCTCTTCAACGAGCGCGACGGCCGGACCGGTGCGTCGTACACGGACGTCAACGCGGTGCTGCCGGCCAAGACGATCCTCATGTTCGTCGCGCTGATCTGCGCGGTCGCGATCCTGGCGAACATCTTCCTGCGCTGGGTGCAGCTGCCGGCCATCGCGATCGTGCTGCTGCTGCTGACCTCGATCGTGGCCAGCGGGATCTACCCGGCGATCGTGCAGCAGTTCAGCGTCCGGCCGAACGCCAACGAGAAGGAAGCGCAGTACATCCAGCGCAACATCCAGGCCACGCGGGCGGCGTACGGGATCACGTCGACCAGCGAGGGCGGGAAGGTCAACCAGCAGCAGTACAACGCGAACACGGACGTCGCGTCCGCGCGCAACGCGCTCACCTCGGACAAGTCGACGATCCCGAACGCGCGGCTGCTGGACCCGAACATCCTCAGCCCGACCTTCCGGCAGTTCCAGCAGATCCGGAACGTGTACGACTTCCCGGAGAAGCTGGACATCGACCGCTACACGATCAACGACAAGGAATCCGACTACGTCGTCGCGGTCCGGGAGCTGAGCTCGGACAACCTGACCGGCAACCAGACCAACTGGATCAACCGGCACACGTTCTACACGCACGGCAACGGCTTCGTCGCCGCGGCCGCGAACGAGAACCTCACCTCGCAGGCCGACTTCACCGAGGGCGGGCTGCCGGCGACCGGGCCGATCAAGGTCAACCAGCCGCGGATCTACTACGGCGAGCTGATCTCGGACTACTCGATCGTCGACACCAACTCCCGCGGCGAGTTCGACCGGCCCAACAACAGCGGCGACGACCAGCTGTTCCGGTACAACGGCAGCGGCGGGGTGAGCCTCGGCAGCTTCTTCAACCGGCTGGCCTTCGCGGTCAACTACCGCGAGCGCAACATCCTGCTCTCCAGCGCGATCAACGGGAACTCCAAGATCCTGTTCGTCCGCGACCCGGCCGACCGGGTGGAGAAGGTGGCGCCGTTCCTCAAGGTCGACGGCGACCCGTACCCGGCTGTCATCAACGGGCAGGTCGAGTGGATCGTGGACGGCTACACCACGATCAACAACTACCCGTACTCGGAACGCCAGACGCTGGGCGAGGTCGCGGCCGACTCCCGGACCGGGCAGGGCACCCGGGCGCTGCCCCGGCAGGACGTCAACTACATCCGCAACTCGGTGAAGGCGACGGTCAACGCGTACACCGGCAAGGTCACGCTGTACGAGTTCGACGAGAACGACCCGGTGCTCAAGACCTGGATGAAGGCGTACCCGGGGATCATCCAGCCCAAGAGCCAGATCAGCGACGAGCTGGCCGAGCACCTGCGCTACCCCGAGGACCTGTTCAAGGTCCAGCGCGAGCTGCTCACGCGGTATCACGTGACCGACCCGCGGCAGTTCTTCAACACCCAGGACTTCTGGCGGGTGCCGGCCGACCCGACGACGGGGCAGGGCGCCGCCCAGCCGCCGTACTACATCGTGGCCCAGGCGCCCGGCCAGAAGGCCCCGGTCTTCCAGCTGACCAGCGCGCTGAACGCGCTGTCCCGGGACAACCTGGCCGCGTACGTCACGGTCTCCAGCGACCCGGCCGACTACGGCCAGATGCAGGTCCTGGAGTTACCCGGCAGCCAGGCCGTCCTCGGTCCTGGCCAGGTGCAGGGCCGCTTCGGGTCCCAACCCGAGATCGCCCAGACGATCACGCTGCTGAACTCACAAGGGTCCCAGGTCCGCTACGGCAACTTGTTAACCCTGCCCGTCGGCGGCGGGCTGCTGTACATCGAACCTCTGTACGTCGAGGCGGCTGGACTGCCGTACCCGATCCTGCAGCGTGTGCTGGTCGCCTTCGGTGACCGGGTGGCGTTCGCGTCGTCCCTGACCGGTGCGCTCGACACGCTGTTCGGAGCGGGCGCCGGTCAGCAGGCGCCGGATGCCAGCGGTGGGACCGGTACGTCGCCGAGCCCGAGCCCGTCCGCCTCCACCTCGACATCACCGACGCCGGCGCCTCCGAGCGGCACCGGTGGGGGAACGGTGTCACCGCAGCTGCAGGCCGCGCTGACCCAGTTGGGCACGGCGTACACGAACCTGCAGACGGCGTACCGCAGTGGGGACGTCACCCGCATCGGCCAGGCGCAGACCGCGCTGAACCAGGCCGCGGCGGCCGTGGCGACGGCCCGCGGCGGAGGCTAG
- a CDS encoding PPA1309 family protein: MSELLQETLVEIERHVAGSGWNQRPQLFALARTADLVVREPEFAAQLGLDPERMPAEALTPVEQDPLPDGPLDESLAQVGWPREVAGCALVQEVVMLPPEVEEGMPRHADVLDWATEHPARREARLAVAVLRNGSRACTVRMRGEDEDELLVGPDLAPALADALAATLD, translated from the coding sequence GTGTCGGAGCTGCTGCAGGAGACCCTGGTCGAGATCGAGCGGCACGTCGCCGGCTCCGGATGGAACCAGCGGCCGCAGCTGTTCGCGCTCGCGCGCACCGCTGACCTGGTCGTACGGGAGCCGGAGTTCGCCGCCCAGCTGGGACTGGACCCGGAGCGCATGCCGGCCGAGGCGCTGACCCCGGTCGAGCAGGACCCGCTGCCGGACGGTCCGCTGGACGAGTCGCTGGCTCAGGTCGGCTGGCCCCGTGAGGTCGCCGGCTGCGCGCTGGTCCAGGAGGTCGTGATGCTGCCGCCGGAGGTCGAGGAGGGCATGCCGCGGCACGCCGACGTCCTCGACTGGGCGACCGAGCACCCGGCCCGGCGGGAGGCCCGGCTGGCGGTGGCGGTGCTGCGGAACGGCAGCCGCGCCTGCACCGTCCGGATGCGCGGCGAGGACGAGGACGAGCTGCTGGTCGGGCCCGACCTGGCGCCGGCGCTGGCCGACGCGCTGGCCGCGACCCTGGACTGA